The following nucleotide sequence is from Myxosarcina sp. GI1.
AGATTTAGACTTTTCCCAACTCTTACAGCAACTCTTAGAAGGTCGTTCTCTATCTCAAGCTCAAGCGGCTGAATTGATGACGGGGTGGCTACAAGAAAACATTCCCATCGTCGTTTCGGGGGCAATTTTGGCGGCAATACAAGCTAAGGGAGTATCTGCCGACGAACTAGCAGGAATGGCACAGGTACTAAAATCTCAGTCCAGGCAACAGCCAGAAGTTCGACACGACTTGCCAGTTATCGACACCTGCGGTACGGGAGGCGACGGTGCTGCTACTTTTAATATTTCTACTGCGGTAGCGTTTGTAGTGGCAGCAGCAGGTGTTAGAGTTGCCAAACATGGCAATCGTTCTGCTTCTAGCAAAGTTGGTTCGGCAGATGTTTTAGAGTATTTGGGAGTAAATCTCAAGGCACCAACCGAACAGGTGCGCTCGGCACTAGATGAAGTAGGAATTACTTTTTTATTCGCTCCTGGGTGGCACCCTGCCATGAAAGCTGTCGCTCCTTTAAGAACTACCCTCAAAGTTAGAACGGTATTTAACTTATTAGGTCCTCTGGTCAATCCTCTTTCTCCTACAGGTCAGGTAATTGGCGTGTATGACCCTAAGTTTATCAGCAGTATGGCGGAGGCTTTAAATCGGCTCAAAATCTCAAAGGCAATTGTCTTACACGGTCGAGAAAGATTAGATGAAGCAGGGTTGGGGGACAAAAGCGATCTGGCATTGTTGAGCGAGGGGAAAGTTAACTATAGTGCGATCGATCCCCAAGAATTAGGTTTGACTCACGCCTCTTTAGCAGAATTAAAAGGAGGAGAAGTGAACGAGAACGCTGCTATTTTAAAAAACGTTTTACAAGGCAAAGGCAAGCGATCGCAACAGGATGTAGTGGCTTTAAATGCTGCTTTAGCTTTACAGGTTGCCGAGTTAGTGCCTTTTGGCGATAATCTTCAAAGTATAGAAACAGCACGAGAAATTATTGCCAGTGGTGCGGCATGGCAGAAACTAGAGGAATTAGTTAAGTTTTTAAGTTAGCAAAAGTCAATCGAAACATGGCGAAAAAAGTACTTCCCCTATGGTATCTGGATACCAATATATAACTTGTCTATATTCCTGCTCATTTAGTAAACCTAAATTTCTCTTAGTAGCTTCTGAGTTTAAGATATTTGCCGAGACAACAGAATGTTTATCATCCAATTCCTTTAAAGCTTCTTTTAATAATGGTTTATCTATAAAAGATCCACCTAATTTATATATATCTGAAACTTTACTGAATCCAAATACAAAAGTACCGTAATTTATGTAAATATAAAATTTTTCTTCTTTATCCTGTACTTTGGCTTTGTAGAAATTATCTGGATACCTATACTCGTAAACTTCTACTACTTTCAACAAACCGAATCCTTGTAAGGAATAACAGAGAATTTTAAATTTAGAAATATCCATTATTTGCTCGGTTGCAAACCCTGTAACATTTGGAGGTATCTCGTACATAATTCATTCCAAATTAGTACATAATTAAGACCATAGAAAGATTGAGTTTTGCTTAATAGTAAAAAATTGTTATCGTAGATTTTACTAACATTTGCAGCAGCGAACACAAATCCGAAATATTGCCAGAATTGCTAACACCTCTGCTATGAGTAAAAATGATTGGGGAGTTAGACACAGTCCCCATATCAAAAGTAAGGCACCGACAATTGCCGCCGTGAGCCGCGCTACTTCTTCTGTGGTTCTAATGCCCCACCAAATTGTTCCCAAGCCTATTCCCAAAAAAAATAAGTAACTCATCTGCCGAACGAGCTTAAGTATACATAAGTTCGATAGATTTTATAGCATTATCAAAAAAGTTTAGGTTAAGTATAGTTGAGAACTCGAACTAAAGTACCTTCTTGGGGTAGATCTGTAGGCTTAATAGAAATACTATTGCTATCTAATCTTTTGACTTCCATCTCGGAAGTCAAATTTAAAAATTCTTCTACTCCTACAAGATCGCAATTTTCTTTATTAGCAGCAGCAGTAAGATACTGAGTGGGAATTACTACTTTAGGATTGAGTGCGGAAATTGCTTTTTTAGCCTGTTGGGGATCGTAGGCTTTGGCCCCACCACCGACGGGAATTAGCACCACATCGGGACTACCCATGAGAATTTTTTCTTCGATGGTAATCGGTGCTGCGGCACCGCCTAAATGCAGAATATTAATTCCTGCCTGATTCCAACGCCAGGCAGTATTTTTGCCAAAACGCCTGCCGCCTTCGCGGTCGTGTGGGGTACTGATTCCCTGAAATTTAATATTGCCTACTTGATAATCTCCAGATTGAGTAATAATTCTGGGGTTACCCGCTACTTCTTCTACCGCCCCCTCATCTAAGAGAAAGCTGCTAATTAAGACCACATCTACTTCTACCTGGGGAAGCGAATAGCCAGCAGTACAGCCTGCGGCACGAAAGGGATTGACCAAAACTTTCAAACCGTTACCTGTAAACAAAAAACAGGTATGACCAAAATACTCTATGGTTATTGATTCGCTGGTGTTTTGAGCCAGAGATTTAGAGGCAGAAACCCAGTTAGCAGCGATCGCTCCTACTGCTCCTCCCACACCATAACAGATTAACTGTCGCCGTTTCATAAACTTGTTAGCTAAATTGTCAACTGATAGATTCTAAAAAATTACGCAGTAATTGCTTGCCCGAATTAGTCAGAATACTTTCTGGATGAAATTGGACTCCTTGAATATGAGGAAAGTTCCGATGGCGTACGCCCATAATCGTCCCGTCTTCTACCCAGGCAGTTATTTCTAAAACGTCGGGTATGGAACTGCGATCGATTACCAAACTATGGTATCGCGTAGCGGTAAAAGGCGAATCGATTCCTTTAAATACGCCCACATTTTGATGGCTGACTTCGGAGGTTTTGCCGTGCATCAAGCTGGGAGCGGCAACAATTTTACCGCCAAACACCTGCCCGATACTTTGATGACCCAGACAAACTCCTAAAATAGGCAGCCTGGAGCCGAGCTTTTCGATTAACTGTAGTGAAATCCCCGCATCTTCAGGACGACCTGGACCGGGAGAAATAACTACACCATCTGGCTTTAAAGCTTCAATAGTTTCTAAATCGATGCGATCGTTCCGATACACTTTAATATCTTTGGCAACTGGAAACTCTTGTCCCAACTCTCCTAGATATTGAACTAAGTTATAAGTAAAACTATCGTAGTTGTCTATAACTATAATCAACGCCAATCTCCGTTATTAAAACGATACTAATGGCTGTAGCAGAGGGGGTAATAAAATAAACGCGGCTACTAACACCGCTGCGGTCGCACCAATTAAAACTGCCCCTGCCGCACAGTCCTTAGCAATTTTAGCGAGTTCGTGATAACTTTGCTTTACTGTTAGATCGACTACCGCTTCAATCGCCGTATTAATCAATTCTAAAACCATGACAATGGCGCATGTCAAAACAATAACTGCCATTTCCATCGGCTGAATGTGTAGATAACTGCCGAGGCTAACTGCAAGTGCGCCTATTGCTGTATGTATCCGAAAGTTCCTTTGAGTGAGAAAGGCGTATTTTACCCCTGCCCAGGCATATTTAAAACTTAAAAATAAGTTAGGTGCGACTTGCCAGGCCAACTGTCTCAAAACTGGTTTATTAGTAGAATCAGAAGTGTCTCGAACTACATTATTGAAATTGGTTGATTCGGTCATATTTAAACTAAAACCTCTAGGGTTATCCTCACACTTGCTTAACGAAATCGAAGCTAGTTTTTATTTGTTATCCTAATCCAACATTCGGTATATAGAAAAAATCTTTAACTACAAATATTTATATCGAGCGATCTTCATAGCAAATTTTGCTACTAAACGATAGCTGGACTATAAACCAACTAGGCTTAATAAATCTGACTGGCGATCGAGCATTTCAGTCAGACTAGCTTCATCTGGATGATCCCATCCTAAAAGATGCAATAAACCATGACTCGACAACCAAGCTAATTCTTTAGTTAAAGAATGATTGTGCGACTGTGCTTGTCTGAGGGCAGTATCGAGAGAAATAATAATATCTCCTAAATATAGCGGTTCGTCGAAATCTGTTATTTGGGGCATATCTGTTTCTAATGCAGCAAATGCCAAAACATCCGTCGCCCGATCTTGATGACGATATTGGCGATTAAAAGTTGCCATTTCGCGATCGCTTGTCAATCTCAAGCTGAGTTCATAAGAACGCGTCCTCCGAATACGCGACGTGAATGCGTCATCAGCCTTCGGAGAAGGCGTTTGCAGCATGGGCTGGCGGCTGCGTAGCTGTTTCGGGTACTCGTGTCGTTTGTAGGTATTATTAAAAATTTGGGGCTGTAAGAAATTAATCCAGTTTTGAAACCAACGGTTCCAATCGATCGAGCTAATATTGTCCAGATCCTCAGTAATTGCTTTCGAGTAATGATTTTCGATAAAAGCTGTAAGCTGAATCTGAGCCGTAATTGAATTCATACGATTTTATCTGGTCAAATAAGCCAAACCAATTAACACTGCTAATAAACCAACGGTAGTCAGGAAAAAGTGTCTTAAAGATCTGCCTCCTTTTCGCACCATATTACGCATAGCTAGCTTAACGTAACTATCTTGTGGTCGATCTTCTAAAGGAGATTGGTCGGGGTTTGGGGTAGAGGTCGAATTTGTCATAGTTAGTAATAGTTAAAACGCAAGAATTCCAATAGAATTTTAATAATTTTACAAAAGATTAATTAATTTAATAATACTCGAACACACCAAAAACAGAGTGTAGCACTGCCAATAGGAACGGTTAAATTATCAATTCCTAGAAGCGAAAAAGCTTCTAAAGCAGTAGCTACTATTGCCACGATAAGGGAAATTGACCAATTCTGCCAGCTTTGACCCTCAACTGCGAGCAGGATCGAAGCGCAAACTATAAATGCTGAAATTGCCATTGCCAGAGAACCTTCCCAGCTTTTAGTAATCTTGCCAATTTTATAAGTGTGATTGCCAAAATTTTGTCCGATAATAGCCGCCATACCATCTCCCCAGGCCATTACTAAAATGCCAATTGTGGTGTATTGAGGATAATCTTGCCAAAACAAAGCCGCTAAAACACCGATGCTGATGGCATAAAATAGCGTACCCAGACTGTTGCGTCCGACACTGTTAATACTTGGCAGAATAGGCAAAAAATAAGAACTTACGGCGATCGCTGCCGCAATTACGGCGGCACTAATAATTACGGTAGTGGAAATATTCAGCCACCAGGCGAGCATAATTACATTGCCGCTGCCAATATGAACTATCTTTCTGGTCAGTTCGGAATCATTAGCCACAAAGCGGCTTAATCCCTCGGCAATAAGAACTAAAATTGCCAGATACAGCATGACCAGACTGAGGGGATACCACAGAGATGAGATTAAATTAGGTGATGCGATCGAACTATTCAAGATATCCTCCCCGTGAACTATAAAAACAAATATAAAACCTCAATAGAGTTTACCTATTGAGGTCTAAAAAAATTAACTGAGTTATCTTTAATTATTTAATTTTTCCAGGCATACGGCTTTTTTTATTCATCGATGATTTTCTCATTGCTGGCGGCAAAGCTAAATGTTCGATAATTTGATATTTGCGGTCTGCCTCTAACTGCTTGAGTTCGATCCAGTCTACCCAGTGAATGCAGTTTACAGGACAAGTATCGATCGCCTCTTCGATAATTTCTAATGAATCACCATCTTGATTGAAGACTCTAGCTCGTCCGTGTTCCGATTCGATATAAAAAGTATTAGGTGCGGTATGGGCGCAGTGTTTGCAGCCGATACATCTATTTTCATCGACATATGCACCTTTTTGGCGCAAAGCTCCACCTAATTCTGGCTCAAAACCCGTTCTAGTTTCTGATTCTCGGAATATACCCCCTAATTCTGGCTCAAAACCAGAGCGATTGGAGGTATTAGAAAAATCGGACATTACGCACTCCAGCGTTGAACTACGAGACGGAGCGAACCGTCTTTATTTTGTTGTTGTTCTGAAATTGAAAATCCTTGATTACTAGCTTCGTTGACAACAGTATGATAGGCATAACGTTGAGTTACCTGTCTTAAAAAACCGTCTACCGTTAGGGGCTGTTGCCAATATTGCAGGTCGGCTACTAACTCATATTCACTGCCGTTCCAGCTAAAACCAACATCGTAGTTATTGTTTTGTTCGATTAGCACTTCGGCTTGGCGAGTTTGCCCCTGATATCCTCGGACTTGCGCGGGACCTGATTTCCAATTTACTCCTACATCGTTGAGAGCGGCTTTTAATGAAGACAAATTGCGAATCTTGGTTTTGATATTACTAAAATGTGACATATTTCTTGTTTCTTAATGAACTTTTTTTCAAACCATTTCACGAACTTACCAATCCGATGCACTAAAGGTGCTTTGAGTGGCAACTTTTTCCGACTGATTTACTTGTTGAGCGTAGTAATCTGAAGTTTGCAATTGAGAAACTACTACTCCAAGCTGCGCTTCAATTGCCCTGGTCACCTCTTGACAAGAAGACCCGACAATGCCTGTAACCGTTTCTTTTACTCTGCCGTCAGGATAAATGATAAATTCTAGTGTTTCCATTGCTTTGATGGCGATCGCTTTTGTTTGGCTGATATTAGAGCTAAACGTTAGATAGATCTAATTAGTTGCGTTTTCCAACTGCTTTTGATGATACTCATCTTTAACAGTTGTATTAATAATATGAAAATATTATCAAAAATTAATAATTGATAAATTACTTACTATCTCATTATTTAAGTTTTTCTTAGTTTATACAGCGAGTCAAGGGTTAGAACGGCAATTAATTAATAAATCTATACAAAATGACAGAAAAAATCGACCGATAGCAAAAATTTTTTAGATCGACTTTTAATTTACTTATGATGCCGTTAACTCACATAATTAAAACTGGTTAAATATTAATTAGACATAAACATGATTGTAGACAGAGTGAACCAACCCCTAAGAATTGGTGTTTTGGGTTTTGGAGGTTTGGGACAAGCCGCAGCCAGAGTTTTGGCTCCAAAAAGCGAAATGATTTGGACGGCAGCAGCAGACCAAAAAGGCTACGCTTACTGTCAGACAGGATTAGATGTTAATACGGCAGTTGAAGCCTATAGAGATCGCCATTCTTTGGGTTATCTCGAACCTTACGGTACTTTTAGTAACACTAGCATTCAAGATTTATTGACCAATGCTGCTGTAGATGGATATTTTCTAGCATTGCCCAATCTACCCAATACTTTTATGGCAGATGTTGTCCGACAGTTCATTCGCTCTGGGTGGCAGGGAGTACTAGTTGATGCTCTCAAACGCACTAGTGCGGTAGAACAACTGTTAGAATTACGCTCCGAACTACAGCAAGCAAAAATCACCTATCTAACAGGTTGTGGTGCCACTCCAGGATTATTAACCGCCGCCGCTGCCGTTGCCGCTCAAAGTTTTGCCGAAATTCACAGCGTTAAAATTACTTTTGGCGTGGGTATTGCTAACTGGGAGGCATATCGCGCTACGATACGCGAAGATATTGCTCACATGCCTGGATACGATGTCGAGAGGGCAAGGAATATGAGCGATCGCGAAGTGGCTGCTTTACTAGATAAAACCAACGGAATTTTAGCCTTAGAAAATATGGAACATGCCGATGATATTATGCTGGAGCTAGCGGGAATTTGCGGTCGCGATCGCGTTACTGTTGGGGGTGTTGTGGATACGCGCAATCCGAAAAAACCTCTCAGTACCAACGTCAAAATTACAGGACGCACCTTTGAGGGCAAAATCTCAACTCACACCTTTACCTTAGGCGACGAAACCAGCATGGCAGCCAATGTTTGTGGTCCCGCTTTTGGTTATCTCAAAGCAGGTGCGGCTTTAAATGGACGCGGTATCTTTGGTTTGTTTACCGCCGCAGAAATTATGCCTCAGTTTGTTAGATAATTCGGAGGGGCAAGGTAGTGCTTTGCCCCTACAGATTAAAATTCCGAATTCTGCAATTCAATTCTTCATCTATGATTAAAACTAATTGCATCGCTGAATTTTAAATTACCAGTATGCTTTCAGTTATTTATTCTCCAGAATTTTTAGAACACGATACGGGCTACGCTCATCCCGAATGTCCCGCGCGCTTGACGGCAATAGCGGAAGCTTTACAACAGGTTTCCTGGCAAGACAAATTAGAATGGCTTTCACCCACCCCGATTGAAAACAGAGAAGTATTATCCTGGGTGCGTCAGATTCATACTGCCGCACACATCGAACGAATTAAACTGATTTCGGAAAAAGGAGGAGGATATTTAGACGGAGATACAATTTTATCGGCTCGGAGTTATGAAGTTGCCCTACTGGCAGTCAATGCCTGGTTAGACGGAGTAGATTGGGTACTCGACAAACATAGTCCTGCATTTGTTTTGGCACGTCCTCCAGGACATCATGCAACTGCTAAAACAGGAATGGGTTTTTGTTTATTTTCTAATGCGGCGATCGCGGCAAATTACGCTTTACAACAATCGGGAGTCGAGCGAGTAGCAATTCTAGATTGGGACGTACATCATGGCAACGGTACGGAGGCAATTGTCGAACATAACTCCCAGATTATCTACTGTTCTTTACACCAACATCCCTGTTATCCAGGTACGGGAGCTAAGAGCGATCGCGGTAAATACAATAATGTACTTAATCTACCGATGAATCCAGGCAGCACCATCGAAGACTATCAGCCAGTTTTTACCAGAGAAGTAGTGCCATTTTTAAGCGGGTTCGAGCCAGATTTACTAATTGTCAGCGCGGGTTACGATGCCAATCGTGAAGATCCTCTAGCGGGAATATCGCTACATCCTGATGACTATGCCTGGCTGACTAAATCTATACTGCCTGTTTCCTCCAGGATTTTGTTTGGTTTGGAAGGTGGTTATCATTTAGACTCGCTGGCAAAATCTGTAGTTGCAACTTTAGCTAGTTGTTTGTAATATTTTTTCATTATCGTCTGCATATTTGACTTTAATTTAAGATTCAAACTCAACTAAATGTCGGGGTTGGTAGACTGCCATTTTTCGGTAGTTTATACCCTGACAGATAGTAACCATAAATTCGGTATTCGATTGGCAATTAGTTATGAGCTTGTTAGCAATAATATGAACTCTGTTAAGTCTCCCGAATCTTTATATCAATTAACTCAAGATTTAGAAACTCCCTTAACTTCGATTGCCATCGGTGCTGAAACTCTTAAATTTTATGTTGAAGCAATTATCGAGCTGGCGATCGAACAACAGCTTCAAGCGACAATTTGGGTCAAGCTACCTCAAACCCAAACTTGGCTGGAATTAATACAAAAATACTATCAAACGGGCAAAGCCAAACGTATTTATTTGTGTAATACGCAAAAAAAATCTTTTCGTCCGCTGGCTGATGATGCAGCTAATAAAAAAGTTGTTCCTGTTAAATTTATTAAAAACTCTTGGTTGCAACGAGAGTCTTTTTTGATTGTCTTATCGTCTCAATTCTCCATCGCGCTCTTATCTCAATGGCAAAAAGGACAAATTGTTGTCGAATCTTCACAAAAAAGGTTGACCCAGCCTTATATTCAAATGGTATCTAGCTTTAATTCGTCTGTAATCGAACAGATTTTGGCGGGAGTAAAACAAATTGCTAATGCAGCTGATACTAATAATTTTATAGTTGCAGCAGACTTACAGGTTCCTCAAATAGTAGATAGAGAATCGACACTGCTTGCCCAACTGTTACTCAAGCAAATCGAACGTTGCGAATTATTAAGAACTCAAAGTCATCGGACTTCAGAACGACAGCAAAGCACGAATTCAGCAATTTCAGGCTTACAAGAAGAGTTTTTAAATAGCTTGGCGCGAGAGTTGCGATCGCCAATTACCCATATGAAGACTGCTTTGAGCTTATTAGAATCTAAACAAATTAAAGGCGAACAGCGACAGCGTTATTTACAGATGATTGGTAGCGAATGCGATCGCCAAAATTCTCTAGTACGTGGTTTGCTCGAACTGCTTCAGTTGGGTACGCCTACAGAAAATCGACAGTTGAATTTAGATGAATTTGTTCCAGGGATTGTTAGTACATATCAACCACTGGCAAGAGAACAAAACATTCAATTAGGATATACTATACCTGCTTCTTTGCCCCCTATAGCATGCCCTGTGGCTTGGCTGAGACAAATTATTATCAATTTACTTAACAACAGCTTACAGTTTACTCCTGCTGGCGGTAAAGTATACGTACAGGCATCTCTCAAAAATGAATACATTGAATTATCGATCGCCGATACGGGAATTGGTATTGAAGCTAAAGAAATCGATAAAGTTTTTGATAGTTTTTATAGTACTAAAGCCATCAATCAGCAGCAAACTACAGGTGCGGGTTTGGGATTGACCATTGTACGACAACTAGTAGAACGCATTGGTGGTTCTATTGAAGTTAATAGTAGAGTTGGTAGAGGTACGAACTTTAAAATTTTGCTGCCGACAATACCTGCTGAATTAGTCTGAGCATCAGTTACGATGACAATTACCCATAATCTGTAGGTCTGGTCGAACAGTTTAATATTTTAGATATGAAGGATTGGGGAAATAGGGCATTGAGGATAACCTTATTTAAAGTGATTATCCGTACTCGATATAACTTAATAGCAAAGCATGGTTAACTATTTAACAGCAGTCGATATTTTACTCCACAGAGCCGCAATTGCTCCAGAACAAACTGCCTATACTTTTTTAGCAGATGGCGTAAACGAATCGGGTAAAGTAACTTATCGAGAATTAGATACTCAGGCAAGAGCGATCGCTGCCAAGCTGCAAAGTACACTTAAATCGGGCGACCGCGCCTTGCTAATCTATCCCTATGATAAGGGATTAGAGTTTATTGCTGCTTTTATGGGCTGTTTGTATGCAGGAGTAATTGCCGTTACCGATTATCCTCCCCAGCAAACCAAATCCATTTCCAAGTTTCAAAATCGCCTTGTTGACTCTCAAGCTAAGGTAATTCTCACTAACCACAGTCTTTTAGAACGAATTAAGGGCAATATAGCGAGTTACGTCAAACTATCTCCTAAGTTAGCAGAATTACCTTGGATAGCTAGCGATCGCGTAGAGCTAAATTTAGCTAGCAACTGGCAGCAGCCAAAACTAAACAGCGATACTCTAGCTTTTTTCCAATACACCTCTGGTTCGACAGGAAACCCTAAAGGAGTGATGGTAACTCACGGCAACATCCTGCACAACTCTGAAGTAATCAAACAGGCTTTTCAACATCATCAACAGACCAAAATTTTGATGTGGCTGCCTATGTTTCACGATATGGGCTTAGTAGGTGGTGTAATGCAGCCGTTATACGGAGGCTATCCCGCAGTTTTAATGTCGCCGCTAGCTCTAATTCAACAGCCAGTTTTATGGCTACAGGCTATGTCTCGCTATCAAATTACTACTAGTGGCGGACCAAACTTTGCTTACGATCTCTTGTGCCAAAAAGTTACTCCCCAACAAAGAGAGACGCTCGATCTCAGCCATTGGGAAGTGGCTTTTTCTGGTGCTGAAACAGTAAGGGCTGAAACTTTAGCTAAATTTGCCGAACTATACGCTCCCTGTGGTTTTAAGCCAGAGGCTTTTTATCCTTGCTACGGGATGGCAGAAGCAACTCTATTTATTACGGGAGTCGATAAAACTAAATATCCCCAGGTTTTGTATCTCAGCGAGCCAGATTTAGCCGAAAACAAGGTTGTCTGCGTCGAACCAGATACAGAACGGGCAAAAGCAGTAGTTAGTTGTGGTTGCCCTTGGTTGGGCGATGAAATTATCATTGTAGATCCAGAAACCTTAACCAGATGTCCGAGCAATCGCGTCGGCGAAATTTGGGTCAATGGCAGAGGAGTTGCTAAAGGCTACTGGCAGCAGCCAGAAGCAACAGAACGAGACTTTAATGCTCATCTTGCCAACAATAAAGAAACAACCTATTTACGCACTGGAGACTTGGGATTTATCCGCGATGGCGAACTCTATATCGTCGGGCGGATCAAAGATGTAATGATTATCTGGGGTACATATCGCTATCCCCAACACATCGAACAAACGGTTCAAGATGCCCATCCCGCACTAAGAACTAATGCAGGTGCTGCTTTTGCTGTAGAAATTGCGGGAGAAGAAAGATTGGTTATCGCTAGCGAAGTAGAGAGAACTTTCTTACGGCGTTTACCTGTAGAAGAAATTATAACGGCTATTCGCCAAGCAGTAGGAATAGAACATACTGTAGATGTCTACACCATACTGTTACTCAAAACGGGCAGCATTCCTAAAACTACCAGCGGGAAAATTCAGCGTCGCGCTTGTCGTCAAGGCTTTTTAGACGGTACTTTAAACTTAGTAGGTAAGTGGCAACAAAAAGATCTCAGTCAAAGTAATATTACCGACTTGATGCAAAGAATGGCAGAGTAAAACAGAGGTCAAGACAAGAATTAGAGAACAAGCAATGAAAACCGTATCTACTGAAGTTTCAAACGATAAAAAAAGTCTTCGCAGGGAACTATATGCTACTGAAAATTATCTTCCTCTTTTAGCTCGTATCTCGCTTTCTGCACTCTTTATTTGGTCGGGTATCAATAAGATTTTGCATCCCATTATCACTCAGCAATATATGTCTGCTCATGGAATGCCATTGACATCAATCTTTCTCATAGCGGCGATCGCCCTGGAACTTTTAGGGGCATGTTCTCTATTGCTAGGAATTAAACCCCGATGGGGCGCAACCTTACTAATTATATTTTTAGTTCCCGCTACCTTAATTTTTCATACAAACTTTTCTACCGAACTTCAGCAAGCGATGTTTTTGAAAAATTTAGCAATGTTGGGAGGTCTACTAATGGTAATCCAGTATGGAG
It contains:
- a CDS encoding ATP-binding protein, coding for MNSVKSPESLYQLTQDLETPLTSIAIGAETLKFYVEAIIELAIEQQLQATIWVKLPQTQTWLELIQKYYQTGKAKRIYLCNTQKKSFRPLADDAANKKVVPVKFIKNSWLQRESFLIVLSSQFSIALLSQWQKGQIVVESSQKRLTQPYIQMVSSFNSSVIEQILAGVKQIANAADTNNFIVAADLQVPQIVDRESTLLAQLLLKQIERCELLRTQSHRTSERQQSTNSAISGLQEEFLNSLARELRSPITHMKTALSLLESKQIKGEQRQRYLQMIGSECDRQNSLVRGLLELLQLGTPTENRQLNLDEFVPGIVSTYQPLAREQNIQLGYTIPASLPPIACPVAWLRQIIINLLNNSLQFTPAGGKVYVQASLKNEYIELSIADTGIGIEAKEIDKVFDSFYSTKAINQQQTTGAGLGLTIVRQLVERIGGSIEVNSRVGRGTNFKILLPTIPAELV
- a CDS encoding fatty acyl-AMP ligase; amino-acid sequence: MVNYLTAVDILLHRAAIAPEQTAYTFLADGVNESGKVTYRELDTQARAIAAKLQSTLKSGDRALLIYPYDKGLEFIAAFMGCLYAGVIAVTDYPPQQTKSISKFQNRLVDSQAKVILTNHSLLERIKGNIASYVKLSPKLAELPWIASDRVELNLASNWQQPKLNSDTLAFFQYTSGSTGNPKGVMVTHGNILHNSEVIKQAFQHHQQTKILMWLPMFHDMGLVGGVMQPLYGGYPAVLMSPLALIQQPVLWLQAMSRYQITTSGGPNFAYDLLCQKVTPQQRETLDLSHWEVAFSGAETVRAETLAKFAELYAPCGFKPEAFYPCYGMAEATLFITGVDKTKYPQVLYLSEPDLAENKVVCVEPDTERAKAVVSCGCPWLGDEIIIVDPETLTRCPSNRVGEIWVNGRGVAKGYWQQPEATERDFNAHLANNKETTYLRTGDLGFIRDGELYIVGRIKDVMIIWGTYRYPQHIEQTVQDAHPALRTNAGAAFAVEIAGEERLVIASEVERTFLRRLPVEEIITAIRQAVGIEHTVDVYTILLLKTGSIPKTTSGKIQRRACRQGFLDGTLNLVGKWQQKDLSQSNITDLMQRMAE
- a CDS encoding DoxX family protein is translated as MKTVSTEVSNDKKSLRRELYATENYLPLLARISLSALFIWSGINKILHPIITQQYMSAHGMPLTSIFLIAAIALELLGACSLLLGIKPRWGATLLIIFLVPATLIFHTNFSTELQQAMFLKNLAMLGGLLMVIQYGGGNIALTK